The Apium graveolens cultivar Ventura chromosome 6, ASM990537v1, whole genome shotgun sequence genome contains a region encoding:
- the LOC141664977 gene encoding uncharacterized protein LOC141664977 has translation MRINVGNTDLENKTIADFSKWQLAVGDGKETNISPSPDSGEMLIKIPDQYIVHTSRDPIQKLFEVTYPDFLHNISSHEYLRLRVILTPTNIVVDKINTTILEKIPGMVYTYLSQDSIDDAGDDDNDFRSAFPIEYLNSINMPCIPKHELKLKVRVVVVLMRNLNQIIGLCNGTRMIVKSCRKNSI, from the coding sequence ATGCGGATTAATGTTGGAAATACAGATTTGGAGAACAAGACCATCGCAGACTTTAGCAAGTGGCAGCTTGCTGTCGGTGATGGTAAGGAAACCAATATTTCTCCAAGTCCAGACAGTGGTGAAATGTTAATAAAGATTCCTGATCAATATATCGTTCATACGTCCAGAGATCCAATCCAGAAGCTTTTTGAAGTGACATACCCAGATTTTCTGCATAATATCTCTTCACATGAATACCTCAGATTAAGGGTCATACTCACACCTACCAATATCGTGGTGGATAAAATTAATACAACGATACTTGAAAAAATTCCAGGCATGGTTTATACTTATCTGAGTCAGGATTCAATTGATGATGCTGGTGATGATGATAATGATTTCAGATCCGCATTTCCAATTGAGTATCTAAACTCTATCAATATGCCTTGCATTCCTAAGCATGAGTTAAAATTGAAGGTGAGAGTTGTCGTCGTGCTTATGAGAAACTTGAACCAGATTATCGGATTATGCAATGGTACAAGAATGATTGTGAAATCATGTAGGAAGAACAGTATTTAA
- the LOC141664978 gene encoding uncharacterized protein LOC141664978, which produces MKRIHARNHSLLNDDQKIVYDSILDNIKQKKGGVFFVYGSGGCGKTFLWHPICCRLRSEHKIVLPVASCGIAVVLLPGGRTAHSRFHIALKLDENCSAGLRHGTDISELLQQTDLIIWDEAPMQHRHAFE; this is translated from the coding sequence ATGAAGAGAATCCATGCAAGAAATCATAGTCTTCTCAATGATGATCAGAAGATAGTCTATGATTCCATTCTTGACAATATCAAACAGAAAAAAGGTGGTGTTTTCTTTGTTTATGGAAGTGGAGGTTGTGGAAAGACTTTCTTGTGGCATCCAATATGTTGTCGATTACGATCAGAGCATAAAATTGTGCTTCCTGTGGCCTCATGTGGTATAGCTGTCGTGTTGCTTCCTGGTGGAAGAACCGCACACTCCCGCTTTCACATAGCACTCAAACTTGATGAAAATTGTTCTGCCGGATTAAGACACGGGACCGATATTTCTGAGCTACTTCAGCAAACTGATTTAATAATTTGGGATGAGGCTCCTATGCAACATCGTCATGCTTTTGAATGA